The Microbacterium sp. Nx66 genome contains a region encoding:
- a CDS encoding monooxygenase family protein has translation MSKVITGRMTHRHEGELVVFHIGMQINRRWRPDLWLPAFVAMPRMLRELSTETDSGLLGYQLLLGSGGPYVVQFWSSVDKLYAYASNPDQQHRPAWSAFNRAARKAPGAVGVWHETFLVDTAESVYVSTKRMGLAAATEHVPVPRRHDRAQARFTDGKTGAPAAAPAHKPTA, from the coding sequence ATGTCGAAAGTCATCACGGGCCGCATGACCCACCGCCACGAGGGCGAGCTCGTCGTGTTCCACATCGGGATGCAGATCAACCGGCGGTGGCGCCCCGACCTGTGGCTGCCGGCGTTCGTCGCCATGCCACGCATGCTCCGCGAGCTCAGTACCGAGACAGACTCCGGACTGCTCGGCTACCAGCTCCTTCTCGGATCGGGCGGCCCCTACGTCGTGCAGTTCTGGTCGTCCGTCGACAAGCTCTACGCCTACGCCTCGAACCCGGACCAGCAGCATCGTCCGGCGTGGTCCGCCTTCAACCGCGCAGCCCGCAAGGCTCCGGGAGCGGTCGGCGTCTGGCACGAGACCTTCCTCGTCGACACCGCCGAGAGCGTGTACGTCTCGACGAAGCGCATGGGCCTCGCGGCCGCGACGGAACACGTGCCCGTACCGCGACGCCACGACCGTGCGCAGGCGCGATTCACGGACGGAAAGACAGGGGCCCCCGCGGCAGCGCCCGCGCACAAGCCAACGGCGTGA